In a genomic window of Pseudomonadota bacterium:
- a CDS encoding thioredoxin family protein, whose amino-acid sequence MKIQVIGTGCQKCTKLAESVCAVAEELGLDFELEKVSDINQIMALGVMLTPALAVNGEVKVVGRVPSAAEITQLLMTS is encoded by the coding sequence ATGAAAATTCAGGTAATTGGAACCGGTTGTCAAAAATGTACGAAATTAGCGGAAAGCGTCTGCGCGGTCGCGGAGGAGCTGGGGCTTGATTTCGAACTTGAAAAGGTTTCCGATATCAACCAGATCATGGCTCTTGGGGTCATGCTGACTCCGGCCCTGGCCGTGAATGGAGAGGTCAAGGTGGTTGGTCGTGTACCTTCCGCGGCTGAAATCACCCAACTGTTGATGACTTCGTAA
- a CDS encoding hemolysin III family protein has protein sequence MTARYTLREEIASSLIHGAGTLLALTALVIMVAYAVRSGTIVHVTGAAVYGGGLIFAYLSSTLYHSVQRVRAKAIFRMFDHISIYILIAATYTPLTLINLRGPWGWSLFGVVWGLALLGVIVECSSLRRFRLASILLYLGMGWAVIAAIRPLLVLLHKEGFILFLGGGLFYTVGCLFYAWRQLPYNHAIWHLFVIAGSACHFFAVIYYVLPVKL, from the coding sequence ATGACCGCCCGCTATACTCTGCGCGAAGAAATAGCCAGTAGTCTCATTCATGGAGCGGGAACCTTGCTGGCGCTCACGGCCCTGGTGATAATGGTGGCTTACGCGGTTCGTTCCGGTACGATCGTGCATGTTACCGGGGCCGCAGTTTACGGTGGAGGCCTGATTTTCGCTTACCTGTCATCCACGCTGTACCATAGTGTTCAGCGGGTTCGGGCTAAGGCGATTTTCAGGATGTTTGACCATATTTCGATCTACATTCTGATCGCCGCTACCTATACGCCCTTGACCCTGATCAATTTGCGTGGTCCCTGGGGCTGGAGTTTGTTTGGTGTGGTCTGGGGGCTGGCGCTGCTTGGGGTGATTGTCGAATGCAGCTCTCTGCGCCGTTTTCGTTTGGCTTCGATATTGCTCTATCTGGGGATGGGCTGGGCGGTGATCGCAGCTATCAGACCGTTACTTGTCCTGCTTCATAAGGAAGGTTTTATTCTGTTTCTTGGCGGTGGACTGTTTTATACCGTGGGCTGTCTGTTTTATGCTTGGCGGCAGCTGCCCTATAATCACGCAATCTGGCACTTGTTTGTCATCGCCGGCAGCGCCTGCCATTTCTTCGCTGTGATTTATTATGTTCTGCCGGTTAAATTGTAG
- a CDS encoding acyl-CoA dehydrogenase — protein MSGKNNIQGGAFLLGPGNAIFTPEDFTSEQRMIAKTTEDFVRHEIWPKSEPIERQEEGVSVGLMEKAAALGLLMADIPSAYGGMGLDKVSSALITEKMGMAGSFSVTHAAHTGIATLPIVFYGTPAQKEKYLPGLANGEIGAYCLTEPGSGSDALAAKTTAVLSADGRYYLLNGTKQFITNAKWARTFIVFAKVDGKQFSAFIVEREMPGVSIGAEELKLGIKGSSTASLILEDARVPVENLLGEIGKGHLIAFNILNIGRYKLGAGVLGAAKLALEYAVKYAEERQQFKKRLSELGMIRNKIAEMAGRIFVAESLVYRTVGLIDEILSTEPGEVSASSVEILKGIEEYAIECSMSKVYASEMLDFVVDEGLQIFGGYGFCQEYPVERLYRDARINRIFEGTSEINRLLIPGMLLRRSLQGQLPLMRVLERLRNELDEKAGDNLGGLKVELSPLLQLGEKLEAQRKAVLMVTGLAVEKHFQDIGEQQELLALIADMVIEYFALESAFLRLQKNSLPSDDWRALALSNYLFGALERLRGWGRELLGNVVDSAQLPDKVAVFDKLCAFTPFDTIKIRDLLAEKIISEGGYPRI, from the coding sequence ATGTCTGGAAAAAATAATATACAAGGCGGAGCTTTTCTTCTTGGCCCGGGTAATGCGATTTTCACCCCTGAAGATTTTACTTCAGAACAACGTATGATCGCAAAAACTACGGAGGATTTTGTTCGTCACGAGATTTGGCCCAAGTCCGAGCCCATCGAACGACAGGAGGAAGGCGTCAGCGTAGGATTAATGGAAAAGGCGGCCGCCCTCGGCTTATTGATGGCCGATATTCCATCGGCATATGGCGGCATGGGCCTGGATAAGGTGAGTTCCGCTTTGATCACGGAAAAGATGGGCATGGCCGGCTCCTTTTCGGTCACTCATGCCGCCCATACCGGAATCGCCACCCTGCCGATCGTTTTTTATGGTACTCCGGCGCAAAAGGAAAAATATCTGCCGGGGCTGGCCAATGGAGAGATCGGAGCCTACTGCCTGACCGAGCCGGGTTCGGGATCCGATGCTCTGGCGGCGAAAACCACTGCGGTTCTGAGTGCGGACGGACGGTATTATCTACTGAATGGTACCAAACAGTTCATAACTAACGCCAAGTGGGCCCGGACTTTCATTGTTTTTGCTAAGGTTGATGGTAAACAGTTTAGCGCTTTTATTGTGGAGCGGGAGATGCCCGGGGTCTCGATCGGGGCTGAAGAGCTTAAATTGGGTATCAAGGGTTCCTCAACCGCCTCCTTGATTTTAGAAGACGCCCGGGTGCCGGTGGAAAACCTGTTGGGTGAGATCGGCAAGGGGCATCTGATCGCCTTTAACATTCTCAATATCGGTCGCTATAAACTCGGCGCCGGGGTTCTCGGAGCGGCCAAATTAGCCCTGGAATATGCAGTCAAATATGCCGAGGAACGGCAACAGTTTAAAAAAAGGCTTTCCGAGTTAGGGATGATTCGCAATAAGATCGCGGAAATGGCCGGTCGGATTTTTGTCGCGGAAAGCCTGGTCTACCGGACGGTCGGTCTGATTGATGAAATTCTGTCTACGGAACCGGGGGAGGTTTCCGCAAGCTCGGTTGAAATTCTTAAAGGCATTGAAGAATACGCGATTGAATGTTCGATGTCTAAAGTTTATGCCAGTGAGATGCTTGATTTTGTTGTTGATGAAGGTCTGCAGATTTTTGGCGGCTATGGCTTCTGTCAGGAATATCCGGTGGAACGTCTTTATCGGGATGCCAGAATCAATCGGATTTTCGAGGGCACCAGCGAGATTAACCGTCTGCTGATTCCGGGTATGCTCCTGCGTCGATCATTACAGGGTCAACTGCCGCTGATGCGGGTACTGGAAAGATTAAGAAATGAGCTTGACGAAAAAGCGGGCGACAACCTCGGTGGGTTGAAAGTTGAGCTCTCCCCGCTCTTGCAGCTGGGAGAGAAACTTGAGGCTCAGCGGAAAGCGGTGCTCATGGTAACCGGACTGGCCGTGGAAAAACATTTTCAGGACATTGGTGAACAACAGGAACTGCTGGCTCTGATAGCTGATATGGTGATTGAATATTTTGCTCTAGAAAGCGCATTCTTAAGACTGCAAAAAAACTCTTTGCCGTCTGACGACTGGCGGGCTCTGGCTCTGTCTAACTATCTTTTCGGGGCTTTGGAGCGTTTGCGGGGTTGGGGGCGGGAGTTGCTCGGCAACGTGGTTGATTCGGCCCAACTGCCGGACAAGGTCGCGGTTTTTGACAAATTGTGTGCATTTACGCCTTTTGATACAATCAAGATCCGTGACCTTTTGGCGGAAAAAATTATCAGTGAAGGCGGCTATCCCCGGATTTAA
- a CDS encoding thiolase family protein — protein sequence MTQAVIVASVRSAGGRYKKGGLAHTRADEIGIQVLKGLLARVPQLNPEDIDDLVCGCAFPEAEQGMNLGRVVALGAGLPVSVNGMVVNRFCSSGLQAIADATAKIEAGWAEVVVAGGVEAMSHIPIGGCIFRPLPEWGNLPNTYVSMGITAENVAEEFQVSREDQDKFALESNRRAHNANTSGIFKNEIIPVEAWRYSTDGLGRKVKTRKTFAVDDGVRWPTTMEDLAKLKSPFKADGVVTAGNSSQMTDGAAFSLVMSAEKAKALGLKPIARLTNFAVAGVRPEVMGIGPAVAIPKVLQQAGLKTSDIDLFEINEAFASQCLYSLRVAQLEQRYWDGDINPNGGAIALGHPLGCTGAKLTAQLLHEMQRRKAKRGIVSMCIGGGMGAAGIYEMI from the coding sequence ATGACTCAAGCAGTTATCGTGGCCTCGGTTCGCAGCGCCGGTGGACGTTATAAAAAGGGAGGACTGGCCCATACCCGGGCTGATGAAATTGGAATTCAGGTGCTTAAGGGGCTGCTCGCCCGGGTGCCGCAACTCAACCCGGAAGATATTGACGATCTGGTCTGCGGTTGTGCTTTTCCCGAGGCCGAACAAGGTATGAACCTGGGTCGGGTGGTCGCTCTCGGAGCCGGTCTGCCGGTCAGCGTCAACGGTATGGTGGTAAACCGTTTCTGTTCTTCGGGTTTGCAGGCCATTGCCGACGCGACCGCCAAGATTGAGGCCGGCTGGGCTGAAGTCGTGGTTGCCGGCGGGGTCGAGGCCATGAGTCATATTCCGATTGGGGGCTGTATTTTCCGACCTCTGCCGGAATGGGGAAACCTGCCTAACACTTATGTCTCGATGGGAATTACAGCGGAAAATGTGGCGGAAGAATTTCAGGTCTCGCGTGAGGATCAGGATAAATTTGCGTTGGAAAGCAACCGCCGGGCCCATAACGCCAATACCTCCGGAATCTTTAAAAATGAGATTATTCCGGTAGAAGCGTGGCGTTACAGCACCGATGGGCTGGGTCGCAAGGTCAAGACCAGGAAAACTTTTGCCGTTGATGACGGAGTGCGCTGGCCGACGACCATGGAAGATCTGGCTAAACTGAAATCGCCATTTAAGGCCGATGGGGTGGTGACCGCCGGAAATTCTTCACAGATGACCGATGGCGCCGCTTTCAGTCTCGTGATGAGCGCTGAAAAAGCCAAGGCTCTAGGGCTTAAGCCGATTGCCAGATTGACAAATTTCGCGGTTGCCGGAGTGCGACCGGAGGTAATGGGAATCGGGCCCGCCGTGGCCATTCCCAAGGTTTTACAACAGGCCGGGCTGAAAACTTCGGATATTGATCTTTTTGAAATCAATGAAGCCTTCGCCTCACAGTGTCTATATTCCTTGCGTGTGGCCCAGCTTGAACAGCGTTACTGGGATGGGGATATCAACCCCAATGGCGGGGCGATTGCTCTGGGGCATCCCCTGGGTTGCACCGGGGCTAAACTGACGGCCCAGCTGCTTCACGAAATGCAGCGGCGCAAAGCCAAACGCGGTATCGTGTCAATGTGCATCGGTGGGGGCATGGGAGCGGCCGGAATCTATGAAATGATATGA
- a CDS encoding desulfoferrodoxin, translated as MVTGQNLIYKCELCGAVVEVLDLGADDLTCCNEPMVRLEPGTVDASREKHVPVIEKVDGGVKVKVGSVAHPMEEKHFIEFIEIIADGKICRKFLAPGEAPEAFFATSVNSIVAREYCNIHGLWQAEI; from the coding sequence ATGGTTACTGGACAGAATCTGATTTATAAATGCGAGCTTTGCGGGGCGGTAGTTGAGGTTCTTGATCTGGGGGCGGATGATCTTACCTGTTGCAATGAGCCCATGGTGAGGCTTGAGCCCGGTACGGTTGACGCTTCCCGGGAAAAACATGTTCCGGTAATTGAGAAGGTTGACGGTGGGGTTAAGGTCAAAGTCGGTAGTGTCGCCCATCCGATGGAGGAGAAACATTTTATCGAGTTCATAGAAATTATTGCGGATGGTAAAATCTGTCGTAAGTTTCTGGCTCCGGGGGAAGCGCCGGAAGCCTTTTTTGCGACCTCTGTAAACTCAATCGTAGCTCGTGAATATTGTAATATCCATGGTCTTTGGCAGGCTGAAATCTGA
- a CDS encoding transcriptional regulator, which yields MQAEERKLYEARAKIFKALGHPTRLWITDHLGRFGESCVCDLVEPLGADFSTVSKHLSVLKEAGIVADEKRGKKVYYRLKVPCLLNFMSCVEDVIENGVREQVALLGGRSF from the coding sequence ATGCAAGCTGAAGAAAGAAAACTCTACGAGGCCAGGGCTAAGATTTTTAAAGCCCTGGGACATCCCACCCGGCTTTGGATAACCGACCATCTCGGTCGTTTTGGGGAGAGCTGTGTCTGTGACCTGGTGGAACCTCTGGGGGCCGATTTTTCAACGGTTTCTAAGCATTTGTCGGTGCTTAAGGAGGCCGGAATCGTGGCGGATGAAAAACGGGGAAAAAAAGTCTACTACCGGCTCAAGGTGCCTTGTTTATTGAACTTCATGAGTTGTGTCGAAGACGTGATTGAAAACGGCGTCAGAGAGCAGGTGGCCTTGCTTGGGGGGCGGTCTTTTTAA
- a CDS encoding sulfite exporter TauE/SafE family protein, giving the protein MTEYYAALLTAFWLGIMTSISPCPLATNIAAISFISKELGTPRRTFQAGLFYTCGRALAYLLVGLLLVNSLLSAPLLSHLLQKYMNKLLGPLLFVTGLLLLEIFRLNFSFGRFGERLHSRVRRLGLWGGALLGFVFALSFCPTSAALFFGALLPLALQQNSAALLPVVYGVATALPVMFFALLFAFGAHRIGAAFSRITQFEKWARRITGIIFLLVGIYYTLVNIFAINI; this is encoded by the coding sequence ATGACGGAATACTATGCGGCTTTGCTGACAGCGTTCTGGCTGGGAATCATGACTTCAATCAGTCCCTGTCCGCTGGCGACCAATATCGCGGCCATTTCCTTTATCAGCAAGGAGCTCGGCACTCCGCGCCGGACCTTTCAGGCGGGCCTGTTCTATACCTGCGGCCGGGCCTTAGCTTATCTTCTGGTTGGTTTGCTTCTGGTCAACAGTCTGCTTTCGGCGCCGCTGCTTTCGCATCTGTTGCAGAAATACATGAATAAACTACTGGGACCGCTGTTGTTTGTCACGGGCCTGTTACTGCTTGAGATCTTTCGTTTGAATTTCAGTTTTGGCCGTTTCGGCGAGAGACTGCATTCCAGGGTCCGGCGTCTGGGGCTCTGGGGCGGAGCCTTACTGGGTTTTGTTTTCGCGCTGTCCTTTTGTCCAACTTCGGCCGCGCTCTTTTTCGGGGCTTTGCTGCCGCTGGCTCTGCAGCAGAACTCGGCCGCGTTATTACCGGTGGTTTACGGCGTGGCCACCGCCTTGCCGGTGATGTTCTTTGCGCTGCTCTTTGCCTTCGGGGCGCATCGCATCGGCGCGGCTTTCAGTCGAATCACCCAGTTTGAAAAATGGGCTCGGCGAATTACCGGAATAATTTTCCTTCTGGTTGGAATTTACTATACTTTGGTTAATATTTTTGCCATTAATATCTAA
- a CDS encoding pyrimidine 5'-nucleotidase: MSEPDFILFDLDNTLYPRDCGLFDRVDFLINRYLAEIVNIPTVEVDRLRRSYLENYGTTLNGLIVHHQVDPHHYLEYVHDVRLADYLVPNPDLAILLSELPGKKYIFSNASRQHCLRVLDYLGLNESFVAVFDINYFNFRPKPAAAIYRELITDIKVRPENGVMIDDMLVNLEPAAALGMATFHYNPSATLLVPLSGDTRQLNSMWQLPQLLADLP; encoded by the coding sequence ATGTCCGAACCTGATTTTATTCTCTTCGATCTTGATAACACGCTCTATCCTCGGGACTGTGGTCTTTTTGATCGGGTCGATTTTCTAATCAACCGCTACCTGGCCGAGATCGTTAACATTCCCACCGTTGAGGTCGACCGCTTGCGCCGATCTTATCTTGAAAACTACGGAACCACTCTTAACGGCCTGATCGTTCATCACCAAGTCGATCCTCACCATTATCTAGAGTATGTTCATGATGTACGTCTGGCTGATTACCTGGTGCCGAATCCGGACTTGGCCATTCTTCTCAGTGAACTACCGGGGAAGAAATATATTTTTTCCAATGCCTCCCGGCAACATTGTCTGCGGGTGCTTGACTATCTCGGTCTGAATGAAAGCTTTGTCGCGGTTTTTGATATCAATTATTTCAATTTTCGTCCCAAACCGGCAGCGGCAATCTATCGGGAATTAATAACGGACATTAAGGTTCGGCCCGAAAATGGAGTCATGATTGATGATATGCTGGTCAATCTCGAACCGGCCGCCGCGCTGGGGATGGCTACCTTTCATTATAATCCGAGCGCAACATTACTCGTTCCTCTGTCGGGGGATACCCGTCAGCTTAATTCCATGTGGCAATTACCCCAGCTGCTTGCCGACCTCCCTTAA
- a CDS encoding helix-turn-helix domain-containing protein, whose product MEEKELLTTKEVAAYLKINEKKVYQLIQEGGIPCTRVVGKWLFPRQQINRWLEEGTEINKSILIAGSDDPLLISLIEQFNRLYFPRYMAFHAAIGSRCGLFSLASGKSQITGVHLFHPPTGQYNLPYVEKHLAGHGVKIINLAGRSQGLMLPPGNPKGIKSIADLTDENLRFVNRNPGSGTRYLLDYLLEKEKISSSRLKGYELELTTHLATGLTILRGDADAGIGIEFIARQLRLDFIPLFEERFDLVTLEDSFVSHPIKDFFSLIEPEKLTLKSEAMPGYNFRNSGMVLT is encoded by the coding sequence ATGGAAGAAAAAGAATTGTTGACCACCAAGGAAGTCGCCGCGTATCTCAAAATCAATGAAAAAAAAGTTTACCAGTTGATTCAGGAAGGCGGTATCCCCTGTACCCGGGTCGTCGGCAAATGGCTTTTTCCCCGTCAGCAAATCAACCGTTGGCTCGAGGAGGGCACCGAAATCAACAAAAGCATTCTCATCGCGGGCAGCGATGATCCTCTGCTGATCAGCCTGATCGAGCAATTCAACCGCCTTTATTTTCCCCGTTATATGGCCTTTCACGCCGCCATCGGCAGCCGCTGCGGTCTGTTCTCCCTGGCCTCCGGCAAGTCCCAGATTACCGGGGTTCATCTATTTCATCCGCCTACCGGTCAATATAATCTGCCTTATGTTGAAAAACATCTGGCCGGTCATGGGGTTAAAATCATCAACCTGGCTGGTCGCAGCCAAGGCTTGATGCTGCCGCCCGGGAATCCCAAAGGAATTAAATCCATAGCCGACTTGACGGATGAAAACCTGCGTTTCGTCAACCGCAACCCAGGTTCCGGAACCCGTTACTTGCTTGATTATTTACTGGAAAAAGAAAAGATTTCGAGCTCGCGCCTGAAAGGATATGAATTGGAGCTGACCACTCATCTTGCAACCGGGCTGACCATTCTCAGGGGGGATGCCGATGCCGGCATCGGCATTGAATTTATCGCCCGGCAGCTGAGACTGGATTTCATTCCTCTGTTCGAGGAGCGTTTTGATCTGGTAACCCTGGAGGATAGTTTCGTCTCCCATCCCATCAAGGATTTCTTCAGCCTGATCGAACCGGAAAAATTGACCCTGAAAAGCGAAGCCATGCCGGGCTATAATTTTCGCAATTCCGGCATGGTTTTAACTTGA